The proteins below are encoded in one region of Pseudomonas sp. SCB32:
- the dbpA gene encoding ATP-dependent RNA helicase DbpA: MTTSAFSSLPLSADLLANLDSLGYREMTPIQAASLPVILKGRDLIAQAKTGSGKTAAFGIGLLSPLNPRYFGCQALVLCPTRELADQVAKEIRRLARAADNIKVLTLCGGVPFGPQIGSLEHGAHVVVGTPGRVQEHLRRGTLKLDGLNTLVLDEADRMLDMGFYDSIADIIGQLPARRQTLLFSATYPEGIGQLAAKFLKNPERVEVEALHDDSQIEQHFYEIDPKQRLDAVVRLLQHFRPQSCVAFCHTRQQCMEVVEQLNARKISALALHGDLEQRERDQVLTMFANRSCSVLVATDVAARGLDIAALEAVINVELSRDAQVHVHRIGRSGRAGEKGLALSLVTPAEASRAQAIEDLQGAPLNWERIDFLKANDTPLLPPMTTLSIAGGRKDKLRPGDILGALTGDAGLKGTQVGKIAIFDFQAFVAVERDSAKQALKHFNEGKIKGRSFKARIL, from the coding sequence GTGACCACCTCCGCCTTCTCCAGCCTTCCCCTGTCGGCCGACCTGCTGGCCAACCTCGATTCCCTCGGCTACCGCGAGATGACTCCGATCCAGGCCGCCAGCCTGCCGGTGATCCTCAAGGGGCGCGACCTGATCGCCCAGGCCAAGACCGGCAGCGGCAAGACCGCCGCCTTCGGCATCGGCCTGCTCAGCCCGCTGAATCCGCGCTACTTCGGCTGCCAGGCGCTGGTGCTGTGCCCGACCCGCGAGCTGGCCGACCAGGTGGCCAAGGAAATCCGCCGCTTGGCCCGCGCCGCCGACAACATCAAGGTGCTGACCCTCTGCGGCGGCGTGCCCTTCGGCCCGCAGATCGGCTCCCTGGAGCACGGCGCCCATGTGGTGGTCGGCACCCCGGGCCGGGTGCAGGAGCACCTGCGCCGCGGCACACTGAAGCTCGACGGCCTGAACACCCTGGTGCTGGACGAAGCCGACCGCATGCTCGACATGGGCTTCTACGACAGCATCGCCGACATCATCGGCCAGCTGCCGGCGCGCCGGCAGACGCTGCTGTTCTCCGCCACCTACCCCGAAGGCATCGGCCAACTGGCGGCGAAGTTCCTGAAGAACCCCGAGCGCGTGGAAGTGGAAGCGCTGCACGACGACAGCCAGATCGAACAGCACTTCTACGAGATCGATCCGAAGCAGCGCCTGGATGCCGTGGTGCGCCTGCTGCAGCATTTCCGCCCGCAGTCCTGCGTCGCCTTCTGCCATACCCGCCAGCAGTGCATGGAAGTGGTGGAGCAGCTCAATGCCCGGAAGATTTCCGCCCTGGCCCTGCACGGCGACCTGGAGCAGCGCGAGCGCGACCAGGTGCTGACCATGTTCGCCAACCGCAGCTGCAGCGTTCTGGTGGCCACCGACGTGGCCGCGCGCGGGTTGGACATCGCCGCCCTGGAAGCGGTGATCAACGTCGAGCTGTCGCGCGATGCGCAGGTCCACGTGCACCGCATCGGCCGCAGCGGCCGCGCCGGCGAGAAGGGCCTGGCGCTGTCGCTGGTCACCCCTGCCGAGGCCAGCCGCGCCCAGGCCATCGAGGACCTGCAGGGCGCGCCGCTGAACTGGGAGCGCATCGACTTCCTCAAGGCCAACGACACCCCGCTGCTGCCGCCGATGACCACCCTGTCGATTGCCGGCGGACGCAAGGACAAGCTGCGCCCCGGCGACATCCTCGGCGCGCTGACCGGCGATGCCGGGCTCAAGGGCACCCAGGTCGGCAAGATCGCCATCTTCGATTTCCAGGCTTTCGTCGCCGTGGAGCGCGACAGCGCCAAGCAGGCGCTCAAGCACTTCAACGAAGGCAAGATCAAGGGGCGCTCGTTCAAGGCGCGCATTCTCTGA
- a CDS encoding cold-shock protein, which produces MSNRQNGTVKWFNETKGYGFITPESGPDVFVHFRAIEGNGFKTLAEGQKVSFEVVQGQKGMQAERVQVIN; this is translated from the coding sequence ATGTCGAATCGTCAGAACGGCACCGTCAAGTGGTTCAACGAGACCAAAGGCTACGGCTTCATTACCCCGGAAAGCGGCCCGGACGTATTCGTTCACTTCCGCGCTATCGAAGGTAACGGCTTCAAGACCCTGGCCGAAGGCCAGAAAGTCAGCTTCGAAGTCGTGCAGGGCCAGAAAGGCATGCAGGCCGAGCGCGTTCAGGTGATCAACTAA
- a CDS encoding RimK/LysX family protein, whose protein sequence is MSSPVFRLLALGLFAVTGTCAVAADEPAQPAQPTNWGWVETIKLMPEEAAFKARLDTGAQTSTMDARNIVRIKKNNERWVQYDVMVTDPSTGKELRLPFERKIERVLKFHNASGVERSPVVLMDVCLGNKVYREQFSLRDRQGQDYPVLLGRRSLEHMGSVDSSKTQTLAPTCKP, encoded by the coding sequence ATGTCGTCGCCCGTCTTCCGCCTGCTGGCCCTTGGTCTGTTCGCCGTCACCGGCACCTGCGCCGTTGCGGCCGACGAACCGGCTCAGCCCGCCCAGCCCACGAACTGGGGATGGGTCGAAACGATCAAGTTGATGCCCGAGGAAGCCGCCTTCAAGGCCCGGCTGGATACCGGCGCGCAGACGTCCACGATGGACGCGCGCAACATCGTCCGGATCAAGAAGAACAACGAGCGCTGGGTGCAGTACGACGTGATGGTCACCGACCCCTCGACCGGCAAGGAACTGCGCCTGCCCTTCGAGCGCAAGATCGAACGTGTGCTGAAGTTCCACAACGCCAGCGGCGTTGAGCGCAGCCCGGTGGTGCTCATGGACGTGTGCCTGGGCAACAAGGTCTACCGCGAGCAGTTCTCCCTGCGCGACCGCCAGGGCCAGGACTACCCGGTGCTGCTCGGCCGTCGCAGCCTGGAGCACATGGGATCGGTGGACTCGTCGAAGACCCAGACCCTGGCCCCCACCTGCAAGCCCTGA
- the mdtD gene encoding multidrug transporter subunit MdtD: MSEPFTLTPRVARLLPWLVAIAFFMQALDGTILNTALPSMARSLNEDPLRMQGVVIAYLLTVALLIPSSGWISDRFGTRRVFLFAIFLFSLGSLFCALSPTLGILVGARVVQGIGGALMMPVGRLVILRVYPRSELVRILSFVTIPGLLGPLAGPTMGGWLVEYASWHWIFLINLPVGLIGFIIALRLMPDLRGARATRFDSVGFLLFGGAMVLITIALEGLGELHMPHVRVVLLLVGGLVLLAAYWLRALRVEAPLFHPSLFRTRTFAVGVLGNLFARLGSGSLPFLTPLLLQVGLGYSPAKAGMTMIPMALAAMLIKSLAKPLLELFGYRQLLVGNTLLLGAMIASLGLVDHGTSYPLLLAQLAVLGGINSLQFTAMNTLTLIDLRDDNASAGNSLLSVVMQLSIGLGVACAAALLGGFNGDMESAQGDVLSAFHATYMSVGLLSMLAAAIFFQLNAEDGRTAPRRVDPENNVSEH, from the coding sequence ATGAGCGAACCCTTCACCCTGACGCCCCGCGTGGCCCGCCTGCTGCCCTGGCTGGTGGCCATCGCCTTCTTCATGCAGGCCCTGGACGGCACCATCCTCAACACCGCGCTGCCGAGCATGGCCCGCTCGCTCAACGAGGACCCGCTGCGCATGCAGGGCGTGGTGATCGCCTACCTGCTCACGGTGGCGCTGCTGATCCCCTCCTCCGGCTGGATTTCCGACCGTTTCGGCACGCGCCGGGTGTTCCTCTTCGCGATCTTCCTGTTCAGCCTTGGCTCGCTGTTCTGCGCGCTGTCGCCCACCCTCGGCATCCTGGTCGGCGCACGGGTGGTCCAGGGCATCGGCGGCGCACTGATGATGCCGGTAGGGCGCCTGGTGATCCTGCGGGTCTACCCGCGCAGCGAGCTGGTGCGGATCCTCAGTTTCGTCACCATCCCCGGCCTGCTCGGCCCGCTCGCCGGCCCGACCATGGGCGGCTGGCTGGTGGAGTACGCCAGCTGGCACTGGATCTTCCTGATCAACCTGCCGGTGGGGCTGATCGGTTTCATCATCGCCCTGCGCCTGATGCCGGACCTGCGCGGCGCGCGCGCCACGCGCTTCGACAGCGTCGGCTTCCTGCTCTTCGGCGGCGCCATGGTGCTGATCACCATCGCCCTGGAAGGCCTGGGCGAGCTGCACATGCCCCATGTGCGCGTGGTGCTCCTGCTGGTGGGCGGCCTGGTCCTGCTGGCGGCATACTGGCTACGCGCGCTGCGCGTCGAGGCGCCGCTGTTCCATCCGTCGCTGTTCCGTACCCGCACCTTCGCCGTGGGCGTGCTGGGTAACCTGTTCGCCCGCCTGGGCAGCGGCTCGCTGCCATTCCTGACGCCCCTGCTGCTGCAGGTCGGGCTGGGCTACTCGCCGGCCAAGGCGGGGATGACCATGATCCCGATGGCCCTGGCCGCCATGCTGATCAAGTCGCTGGCCAAGCCGCTGCTGGAGCTGTTCGGCTACCGCCAGCTGCTGGTGGGCAACACGCTGCTGCTGGGCGCCATGATCGCCAGCCTCGGCCTGGTGGACCATGGCACGTCATACCCCCTGCTGCTGGCGCAACTGGCGGTGCTGGGCGGGATCAACTCGCTGCAGTTCACAGCCATGAATACCCTGACCCTGATCGACCTGCGCGACGACAACGCCAGCGCCGGCAACAGCCTGCTCTCGGTGGTGATGCAGTTGTCTATTGGCCTGGGCGTGGCGTGCGCGGCAGCGCTGCTGGGGGGCTTCAATGGCGATATGGAGAGTGCGCAGGGCGACGTGCTGTCGGCCTTCCACGCGACCTATATGAGCGTCGGACTACTGTCGATGCTGGCGGCGGCGATCTTCTTCCAGCTCAATGCCGAGGATGGCCGCACCGCGCCGCGCCGGGTCGATCCGGAGAACAACGTCAGCGAGCACTGA